In Burkholderiales bacterium, a single genomic region encodes these proteins:
- the trxA gene encoding thioredoxin TrxA, producing the protein MSEHIHYVTDDTFEQEVLQSELPVLVDYWADWCGPCKMIAPILDEVAQEYAGKLKVAKLNIDENQSTPAKYGIRGIPTLMIFKNGNVEATKVGALSKSQLTAFIDSNL; encoded by the coding sequence ATGAGCGAACACATTCACTATGTCACCGACGACACCTTCGAGCAGGAGGTGTTGCAGTCCGAGCTCCCCGTCCTGGTGGATTACTGGGCGGACTGGTGCGGCCCGTGCAAGATGATCGCCCCCATCCTGGACGAGGTGGCACAGGAATACGCGGGCAAGCTCAAAGTGGCCAAGCTCAACATCGACGAGAACCAGTCCACGCCCGCCAAATACGGCATCCGTGGCATTCCCACGCTGATGATCTTCAAGAATGGCAACGTCGAGGCAACCAAGGTGGGGGCGCTGTCTAAGTCCCAGCTCACCGCCTTCATTGACAGTAATCTCTAA
- a CDS encoding UvrD-helicase domain-containing protein, with protein sequence MTPASPLTRSALDPRTSVVVEACAGSGKTWLLVSRIVRLLLDGADPAEILAITFTRKAAREMRTRLNDWLRRLATEDEAAVRDRLLAWGLAEDELAQRLPQARGLFERVLYADPGITIDTFHGWFLKLLSHAPLGAAAGEVTLLEHTASLREEAWQAFADRLAGATEEKGAQALVTLFREWGLANTRQALEDFLNRRTEWLAFTGGGEDAVERAMEALHRALGSPPEEDPLAAFFRGGAEEEIAFLADILSRGGKRAQGLALRLARDEQDDESRFSALQSVVFTSEGRPRKEVFDLVAREAGEAGTARLEYLSKRILDTAEARLARRILHLNEAAFRCATAYLAQYQRLKEARGALDFADIELFAWRLVTTSDHAEYLQYKLDARYRHVLIDEFQDTNPVQWQILRAWLAASEAADRRPTVFLVGDPKQSIYRFRGAEPRLFTLARDWLKLHYGAIHLTQDESRRCAPAVIDVVNRVFGALPDFPHFRPHRAHRQSLAGGVLILPLAVAEEPQAAEERLRNPLVEPLPEPVVGPALEAQALAACLRELVGRLPVWTETGQRPARFGDIMVLTRSRNHLSHFEEAFKAAGIPFLSARRGGLLETLEVSDLRALLEFLVLPFADLRLAQVLKSPLFGATDEDLLCLAGRAERTWWQRLQALVQEGLASTPLCRAAQLLSAWRDLTDHLPVHDLLDRIYAEGEVIERYLRAVPPPLHAGVVANLHAFLELALKVQGGRYPSLPRFLQELADLSRAGEEAPDEGAVAVDDDAVRIHTIHGAKGLEAPIVCLIDAQHRGNHNDAYRVLVQWPPEADTPTHFSFHTRKDEVGRARAALVEEQTALARREELNLLYVALTRARQYLIVSASGRGEEADSFYGRIRAAAPAHPLDLATLPPPAPVVEPRPPAVAALVPPSATPVGRRILEADTPAIRRGIALHRLLEVLGRGTDGLNEIALRRELKLDAQTFVALAEEARRLITQPALARFFDPRQFLRAENELAFVNEDGEMGRIDRLVEFREEVWILDYKMGEAASPSRIAAYRSQLATYRQAMAPLFPGKAVRTALIFADGTLMELSP encoded by the coding sequence ATGACGCCAGCTTCCCCCCTCACCCGCTCCGCCCTCGATCCCCGCACCAGCGTCGTCGTCGAAGCCTGTGCGGGCAGCGGCAAGACCTGGCTCCTCGTCTCCCGCATCGTCCGCCTGCTCCTTGACGGTGCCGATCCAGCGGAAATCCTGGCCATCACCTTCACCCGCAAGGCGGCGCGGGAAATGCGCACCCGCCTCAACGACTGGCTGCGCCGGCTCGCCACCGAGGACGAAGCGGCGGTCCGTGATCGCCTTCTGGCCTGGGGCCTCGCCGAGGATGAACTGGCGCAACGCCTGCCCCAGGCACGGGGACTTTTCGAGCGGGTGCTCTATGCCGATCCCGGCATCACCATCGACACCTTCCACGGCTGGTTCCTGAAGCTGCTCTCCCACGCCCCCCTGGGCGCGGCCGCCGGCGAGGTGACCCTCCTGGAACACACGGCCTCCCTGCGAGAGGAAGCCTGGCAGGCCTTTGCCGACCGCCTCGCCGGGGCGACGGAAGAGAAAGGCGCGCAGGCACTGGTCACCCTGTTTCGCGAATGGGGCCTTGCCAACACACGACAGGCGCTGGAGGATTTCCTCAACCGACGCACCGAATGGCTGGCCTTCACCGGGGGCGGGGAGGATGCCGTGGAACGCGCCATGGAAGCGCTCCACCGAGCCCTTGGCAGCCCGCCGGAAGAAGACCCCTTGGCCGCCTTCTTCCGCGGCGGGGCCGAAGAAGAGATCGCGTTTCTTGCCGACATCCTCAGCCGGGGCGGCAAAAGGGCGCAGGGTCTTGCCTTGCGGCTTGCGCGCGATGAACAGGACGATGAAAGCCGGTTTTCCGCGCTGCAAAGCGTGGTCTTCACCAGCGAAGGCCGACCCCGCAAGGAAGTGTTTGATCTCGTCGCGCGGGAAGCCGGGGAAGCGGGCACGGCGCGGCTGGAATACCTTTCCAAACGCATCCTGGATACGGCCGAGGCGCGGCTTGCGCGGCGCATCCTGCACCTCAACGAAGCGGCCTTCCGCTGCGCCACGGCCTATCTCGCCCAATACCAGCGGCTGAAGGAGGCGCGGGGGGCGCTGGATTTCGCCGACATCGAACTCTTCGCCTGGCGGCTCGTCACCACCAGCGATCACGCGGAATATCTGCAATACAAGCTGGATGCCCGCTACCGCCATGTCCTCATCGACGAATTCCAGGACACCAACCCGGTGCAGTGGCAGATTCTGCGCGCCTGGCTTGCCGCGAGCGAAGCAGCCGATCGACGCCCCACCGTCTTCCTCGTGGGTGATCCCAAGCAGTCCATCTACCGCTTCCGCGGCGCGGAGCCGCGGCTTTTCACCCTGGCCCGGGATTGGCTCAAGCTCCACTATGGCGCCATTCACCTCACCCAGGATGAATCGCGCCGGTGCGCACCGGCGGTGATCGATGTGGTGAACCGCGTCTTCGGCGCCCTGCCCGACTTCCCCCATTTCCGCCCCCACCGGGCCCATCGGCAAAGCTTGGCGGGGGGTGTGTTGATCCTGCCCCTTGCCGTGGCCGAAGAACCCCAGGCGGCGGAGGAACGGCTGCGCAACCCCCTCGTCGAACCCCTGCCGGAGCCCGTGGTGGGCCCGGCCTTGGAGGCACAGGCCCTTGCCGCCTGCCTGCGCGAGCTGGTGGGGCGTCTGCCGGTGTGGACGGAGACGGGACAGCGGCCCGCTCGCTTCGGCGACATCATGGTGCTCACCCGCTCCCGCAACCATCTCTCCCATTTCGAAGAGGCCTTCAAGGCTGCCGGGATTCCCTTCCTCAGCGCCCGCCGCGGGGGACTGCTGGAAACCCTGGAAGTGAGCGACCTGCGCGCCCTGCTGGAATTTCTCGTCTTGCCCTTCGCCGACCTGCGCCTGGCCCAGGTGCTGAAAAGCCCCCTCTTCGGCGCAACCGATGAGGACCTGCTATGCCTTGCGGGGCGAGCCGAACGCACCTGGTGGCAACGCCTGCAGGCCCTGGTGCAGGAAGGGCTTGCCAGCACACCGCTTTGCCGGGCGGCACAGCTTCTTTCCGCATGGCGTGATCTCACCGACCATCTGCCGGTCCACGATCTTCTCGACCGCATCTATGCCGAAGGCGAAGTCATCGAGCGCTACCTCCGCGCTGTGCCGCCGCCGCTGCACGCGGGCGTGGTGGCCAATCTGCACGCCTTCCTGGAACTCGCCCTCAAGGTACAGGGCGGGCGCTACCCCTCCCTGCCGCGTTTCCTGCAGGAGCTCGCCGATCTCAGCCGTGCCGGGGAGGAGGCACCGGACGAGGGCGCCGTGGCGGTTGACGACGATGCCGTGCGCATCCACACCATCCACGGCGCCAAAGGGCTGGAGGCGCCCATCGTCTGTCTCATCGATGCCCAGCACCGCGGCAACCACAACGATGCCTACCGCGTGCTGGTGCAATGGCCGCCGGAGGCGGACACGCCCACGCACTTTTCCTTCCATACCCGCAAGGACGAAGTGGGGCGCGCGCGTGCCGCCCTGGTGGAGGAGCAAACGGCCCTTGCCCGCCGCGAAGAACTCAATCTCCTCTACGTGGCCCTCACCCGCGCCCGGCAGTATCTGATCGTGAGTGCCTCCGGGCGTGGCGAGGAGGCGGACAGTTTCTACGGGCGCATCCGCGCCGCAGCACCTGCCCATCCGCTGGATCTGGCCACCCTGCCGCCACCGGCCCCCGTGGTGGAGCCTCGGCCGCCAGCGGTGGCCGCGCTTGTCCCGCCAAGCGCCACGCCAGTGGGGCGGCGTATCCTGGAGGCCGACACCCCCGCCATCCGCCGCGGCATCGCCCTGCACCGTCTGCTGGAGGTGCTGGGAAGGGGCACAGACGGGCTCAACGAGATCGCCTTGCGCCGCGAGCTCAAGCTGGACGCGCAGACTTTCGTGGCGCTTGCGGAAGAGGCGCGGCGCCTCATCACGCAGCCGGCCCTGGCGCGCTTCTTCGATCCCCGGCAGTTTTTGCGCGCCGAAAACGAACTGGCCTTCGTCAACGAGGACGGCGAGATGGGACGCATCGACCGCTTGGTGGAGTTCCGTGAGGAAGTGTGGATTCTCGATTACAAGATGGGAGAGGCGGCCTCACCCTCCCGCATTGCAGCGTACCGCAGCCAGCTTGCCACCTACCGCCAGGCGATGGCGCCCCTTTTTCCGGGCAAGGCGGTGCGCACGGCGCTGATCTTCGCCGATGGCACGCTCATGGAGCTGTCCCCCTGA
- a CDS encoding DUF2069 domain-containing protein yields the protein MALFHYGAIVSLTALIFLCLFWELFWAPLRPGGSFLVLKVLPLLLPLFGILRGRRYTYQWASMLILAYFAEGVVRALTEPAPAARLAAVEIVLSLVFLLSAVAYVRQTAH from the coding sequence ATGGCGCTTTTCCACTATGGGGCGATCGTCAGTCTCACCGCCCTGATTTTCCTTTGCCTCTTCTGGGAGCTTTTCTGGGCGCCCCTGCGTCCCGGCGGCTCCTTCCTCGTGCTGAAGGTGTTGCCTTTGCTGCTGCCCCTTTTCGGCATCCTGCGCGGCCGGCGCTACACCTACCAATGGGCGTCCATGCTGATCCTTGCCTATTTCGCCGAAGGGGTGGTGCGTGCCCTGACGGAACCGGCGCCGGCGGCAAGGCTTGCGGCAGTGGAAATCGTCCTGTCTCTGGTCTTCCTGCTGAGTGCCGTGGCCTATGTGCGGCAGACGGCACACTGA
- a CDS encoding DUF2470 domain-containing protein yields MDPALRVRRLVRRCHTGVIATQSHDMPGFPYASFVEYVADHQGRPVMLISALAEHTRNLHYHARLSLAAALSPEEHVLASPRFTCLGEARLVPDEEIPACRARYLRYFPQAADYLSLDFAFWRIEPVRLRSIPGFGAAVWVTAGDYLALATRLAEVEADILDHMNSQHRDALVHYARQAGVEAAEVSMVGIDCDGFDLRIGTGLLRLDFAQPVWDVEGVREALRQLAQSGRTPG; encoded by the coding sequence ATGGATCCTGCCCTGCGCGTGCGGCGGCTTGTGCGCCGCTGTCATACCGGCGTGATCGCCACCCAGTCCCACGACATGCCGGGCTTTCCCTACGCCTCCTTCGTCGAATACGTGGCCGACCACCAGGGCCGGCCGGTCATGCTCATCAGCGCCCTGGCCGAACACACCCGCAACCTCCATTACCATGCCCGGCTGAGTCTGGCGGCGGCGCTCTCCCCTGAGGAACACGTGCTGGCCTCGCCCCGCTTCACCTGCCTGGGTGAGGCACGGCTGGTGCCCGATGAGGAGATTCCCGCCTGTCGCGCCCGCTATCTGCGCTACTTCCCCCAGGCGGCGGATTACCTTTCCCTCGACTTCGCCTTCTGGCGTATCGAGCCGGTGCGGCTGCGCAGCATCCCCGGCTTCGGCGCCGCGGTGTGGGTCACCGCAGGGGACTATCTGGCGCTGGCAACGCGCCTTGCCGAAGTGGAGGCGGACATCCTCGACCACATGAACAGCCAGCACCGCGACGCCCTCGTCCATTACGCCCGTCAAGCGGGGGTGGAGGCGGCGGAAGTTTCCATGGTGGGCATCGACTGCGATGGCTTCGACCTGCGCATTGGCACGGGACTTTTGCGCCTCGATTTTGCGCAACCGGTGTGGGATGTGGAGGGGGTGCGCGAGGCCCTGCGCCAACTGGCGCAGTCCGGGAGGACGCCGGGTTGA
- a CDS encoding exodeoxyribonuclease V subunit gamma translates to MDLEALAPLTELVAAPTALKEAAERIIAAHADLLPDLSRLIVLLPSLHAAAPFAHALVRAARCPTLVLPQLTTLPQLARQIPLTVEETPDLLREEMLYAALRAQGWFAEQDRWQITRALLRLFDELTLSRVGLPADAAGFTQRLAQAYGVAEGETLRFEAHLVHTLWRAHHDALAGRPDATTAYVMRLSQLARDAARPLYGIGLMELSPVEVECLCRYAERQPVRLFAPAVFSGEADPLQAVLAAAWEHTSPPLQERGRQLKSSLAQSPLAGRLALFGAGSLEEAARAAEHQVRQWLAEGRQRLAVVAQDRLAARRLRALLERAQILVEDETGWTLSTTSAASVVMRWLDLIAADFHHRELLDFLKSPLVFADLEAGARREAVYELEQLIRSRNLVSRLDHYLAAAQEGESESLPLLQRLAAAHRILSGQARPLGGWFDALFTTLNTLGITPALEKDVAGRQLLDLLADLRQQAAAATHRFSLAEWRRLLDSRLEQATFRDPSIESPVVFTHLAAMRLRTFDGVILLGAGEDQLPSRSEGGPFFNEAVRRELGLPTRREATSLERRSLALLLASSPRVLAIWQKRREGEEALPSPWLDGLATLHALAWGQTLMVTEAPPMLHGHPPQQAGTPRPAPRLAPHQVPCRISASGYRSLLACPYQYFARHVLGLNEEDEVQVEMEKQDFGNVVHDILARFHARHPGLAAAEPEAAESALRRVSEEAFAPLTAQNYLNHAWKFRWEKLIPAYLAWQGEREKEGWQVREQEVARAVELPLRNGSTLLLTGKLDRLDARQGELAVLDYKTGEARRLKKNLERPGEEVQLPVYALLAEKRVRMAGFLSLSGDKVELVPFPRDLVAEAEAIEARLIDLFDALHESAPLRAQGVAETCAHCEMAGLCRRSFWGGE, encoded by the coding sequence ATGGATCTCGAGGCGCTTGCCCCCTTGACCGAGCTTGTCGCCGCCCCCACTGCCCTTAAGGAGGCGGCAGAGCGCATCATCGCCGCCCATGCCGATCTGCTTCCGGATCTTTCCCGGCTCATCGTGCTTTTGCCCAGCCTGCACGCGGCGGCCCCCTTCGCCCATGCCCTGGTGCGCGCCGCCCGTTGCCCCACGCTCGTTTTGCCCCAGCTCACCACCCTGCCCCAGCTTGCCCGGCAAATCCCCCTCACCGTGGAGGAGACGCCGGACCTGCTGCGGGAGGAAATGCTTTACGCCGCCTTGCGGGCGCAGGGGTGGTTTGCCGAACAAGACCGCTGGCAGATCACCCGGGCACTTCTGCGTCTTTTCGATGAGCTCACCCTCAGCCGGGTGGGACTGCCCGCTGACGCGGCCGGCTTCACCCAGCGCCTCGCCCAGGCCTACGGCGTGGCGGAGGGGGAGACGCTGCGCTTCGAGGCGCACCTGGTGCACACCCTGTGGCGGGCACACCATGACGCCCTCGCCGGCCGACCCGACGCCACCACGGCCTACGTGATGCGTCTTTCGCAGCTTGCCCGGGACGCAGCCCGCCCCCTCTACGGCATCGGGCTCATGGAACTTTCGCCCGTTGAAGTGGAATGTCTTTGCCGTTATGCCGAACGGCAGCCGGTGCGGCTTTTTGCCCCAGCGGTGTTTTCGGGGGAAGCCGACCCGCTGCAGGCAGTCCTTGCCGCCGCCTGGGAGCACACCAGCCCACCCCTGCAGGAACGGGGCCGGCAGTTGAAGTCAAGCCTTGCGCAGAGCCCCCTCGCGGGCAGGCTTGCGCTCTTCGGTGCCGGTAGCCTCGAGGAGGCAGCCCGGGCGGCGGAACACCAGGTGCGGCAGTGGCTTGCCGAGGGCAGGCAGAGGCTTGCCGTCGTTGCGCAGGATCGCCTCGCGGCGCGCCGCCTGCGGGCGCTTCTGGAACGGGCGCAGATTCTGGTGGAGGACGAAACCGGCTGGACGCTTTCCACCACCAGTGCCGCCAGCGTGGTGATGCGCTGGCTTGACCTCATCGCCGCCGATTTCCACCACCGGGAGCTCCTGGACTTTCTCAAGTCCCCCCTGGTGTTCGCTGATCTCGAGGCAGGCGCCCGGCGGGAAGCGGTCTATGAACTGGAGCAGCTCATCCGCTCCCGCAATCTGGTCTCGCGGCTTGACCACTACCTGGCAGCAGCGCAGGAAGGGGAATCCGAAAGCCTCCCCCTCCTGCAACGCCTTGCCGCCGCACACCGCATCTTAAGCGGGCAGGCACGCCCCCTGGGCGGCTGGTTCGACGCCCTTTTCACCACCCTCAACACCCTGGGCATCACGCCCGCATTGGAGAAGGATGTGGCGGGCCGGCAGTTGCTGGATCTGCTCGCGGACCTGCGGCAGCAGGCGGCAGCCGCCACGCACCGCTTCAGCCTGGCGGAATGGCGCCGCCTCCTCGACAGCCGCCTGGAGCAGGCGACCTTCCGTGATCCCAGCATCGAAAGTCCGGTGGTGTTCACCCATCTGGCGGCCATGCGCCTGCGCACCTTCGATGGGGTGATCCTGCTGGGCGCGGGGGAAGACCAGCTTCCTTCGCGGTCGGAGGGCGGGCCCTTTTTCAACGAGGCGGTGCGCCGGGAACTGGGCCTGCCCACTCGGCGAGAGGCAACAAGCCTCGAACGCCGCTCCCTTGCCCTGCTGCTTGCCTCAAGCCCCCGGGTGCTCGCCATCTGGCAGAAAAGGCGCGAGGGCGAGGAGGCGTTGCCAAGCCCCTGGCTCGATGGCCTGGCCACCCTGCATGCCCTCGCCTGGGGGCAGACGCTCATGGTGACGGAGGCGCCCCCCATGCTCCACGGGCATCCGCCGCAGCAGGCGGGAACGCCCCGTCCCGCGCCGCGGCTTGCGCCCCATCAGGTGCCCTGCCGCATTTCCGCCAGTGGCTACCGCAGCCTGCTTGCCTGTCCCTACCAGTATTTCGCCCGCCATGTCCTGGGTCTCAACGAGGAGGACGAGGTGCAGGTGGAGATGGAAAAGCAGGACTTCGGCAACGTGGTGCATGACATCCTTGCCCGTTTCCATGCCCGTCATCCAGGCCTCGCCGCAGCGGAACCTGAGGCCGCGGAAAGCGCCCTGCGGCGCGTGAGCGAGGAGGCCTTCGCCCCCCTCACCGCCCAAAACTACCTCAACCACGCCTGGAAATTCCGCTGGGAGAAGCTCATTCCCGCCTATCTCGCCTGGCAGGGCGAGCGGGAGAAGGAAGGCTGGCAGGTGCGGGAACAGGAGGTGGCGCGGGCGGTGGAACTGCCCCTGCGCAACGGCAGCACGCTGCTTCTCACCGGCAAGCTGGACCGCCTCGATGCCCGGCAGGGGGAGCTCGCCGTGCTGGACTACAAGACGGGTGAGGCCAGGCGCCTGAAAAAAAACCTGGAGCGGCCGGGCGAGGAGGTGCAGCTTCCCGTCTATGCCCTCCTTGCCGAAAAACGGGTGCGCATGGCGGGCTTTTTGAGCCTTTCCGGCGACAAGGTGGAGCTCGTGCCTTTCCCCCGTGATCTGGTGGCGGAAGCGGAGGCGATCGAAGCCCGCCTCATCGATCTCTTCGACGCCTTGCATGAAAGCGCGCCGCTGCGCGCCCAGGGCGTGGCGGAAACCTGCGCCCACTGCGAAATGGCGGGCCTTTGCCGCCGCAGTTTCTGGGGCGGGGAATGA
- the rho gene encoding transcription termination factor Rho, with protein MHLSDLKRRHVSELVEMAVANEIENAARMRKQDLIFALLKNQARKGESIYGEGTLEVLQDGFGFLRSPDTSYLAGPDDIYVSPSQIRRFNLHTGDTVQGEIRTPKEGERYFALVKVDTVNGEPPENAKNKILFENLTPLHPTEMLTLERDIKSEENITCRVIDMIAPIGKGQRGLLVAPPKSGKTVMLQHIAHAITANHPDVVLIVLLIDERPEEVTEMSRTVRGEVVASTFDEPASRHVQVAEMVIEKAKRLVEHKKDVVILLDSITRLARAYNTVQPASGKVLTGGVDANALQKPKRFFGAARNIEEGGSLTIIATALIDTGSRMDDVIYEEFKGTGNLEIHLDRRMAEKRIYPAINVNRSGTRREELLLKPDVLQKIWILRKLLYPMDDLEAMEFLLDKIRATKNNQDFFDSMRRG; from the coding sequence ATGCATCTTTCCGACCTCAAACGTCGCCACGTCTCCGAACTGGTGGAAATGGCGGTTGCCAACGAAATCGAAAACGCAGCGCGCATGCGCAAGCAGGACCTCATCTTCGCTCTGCTCAAAAACCAGGCGCGCAAGGGCGAAAGCATCTACGGCGAAGGCACCCTCGAAGTGCTGCAGGACGGTTTCGGTTTCCTGCGTTCCCCCGACACCTCCTATCTCGCCGGCCCGGATGACATCTACGTCTCCCCCTCGCAGATCCGCCGCTTCAACCTGCATACCGGCGACACGGTGCAGGGGGAAATCCGCACGCCCAAGGAAGGGGAGCGTTATTTCGCCCTCGTCAAGGTGGATACGGTCAACGGTGAACCGCCGGAGAACGCCAAAAACAAAATCCTCTTCGAGAACCTGACGCCTCTCCATCCCACGGAGATGCTCACCCTCGAGCGGGACATCAAATCCGAGGAAAACATTACCTGCCGCGTCATCGACATGATCGCGCCCATCGGCAAGGGCCAGCGGGGGCTGCTGGTGGCGCCACCCAAGAGCGGCAAGACGGTGATGTTGCAACACATCGCCCATGCCATCACCGCCAATCATCCGGACGTGGTGCTCATCGTGCTCCTCATCGACGAGCGCCCCGAGGAGGTGACCGAGATGTCCCGCACGGTGCGTGGGGAGGTGGTGGCCTCGACCTTCGACGAGCCCGCCTCCCGTCACGTGCAGGTGGCGGAGATGGTGATCGAGAAGGCTAAGCGGCTGGTGGAGCACAAGAAGGATGTGGTCATCCTCCTCGATTCCATCACGCGGCTGGCGCGCGCCTACAACACGGTGCAACCTGCCTCCGGCAAGGTGCTCACCGGGGGTGTGGACGCCAATGCCCTGCAGAAACCCAAGCGTTTCTTTGGCGCCGCGCGCAACATCGAGGAAGGTGGTAGCCTCACCATCATCGCCACGGCGCTGATCGACACCGGCAGCCGCATGGACGACGTCATCTACGAGGAATTCAAGGGCACCGGCAACCTGGAAATCCACCTCGACCGGCGTATGGCGGAAAAACGCATCTATCCCGCCATCAATGTCAACCGTTCCGGCACCCGGCGCGAGGAGCTTTTGCTCAAGCCCGACGTCCTGCAAAAGATCTGGATCCTGCGCAAGCTTTTGTATCCGATGGACGACCTCGAGGCGATGGAATTTTTGCTGGACAAAATCCGCGCCACAAAGAACAACCAGGACTTTTTCGACAGCATGCGGCGGGGCTGA
- a CDS encoding MBL fold metallo-hydrolase — protein sequence MFFRQLSTREASLSYFFGCGTLGKAVAVDVVAGDEQWFIDQAKEARVTITHVIDTHVHADHYSGGRALAQMTGANYCLHESDRGVVRFAFTPLADGETIEAGNVVIRVLHTPGHTLDSVCLLVTDKRRGEQPWFVITGDTLFVGSVGRPDLAGREREMAGLLFDSLHGKLLTLPDETEIFPGHQAGSVCGAGLSGKPSSTIGWWIQSRSATRLYDCINT from the coding sequence ATGTTTTTCAGGCAACTTTCGACCCGGGAAGCGTCCCTTTCCTACTTTTTCGGCTGTGGAACGCTGGGCAAGGCGGTGGCGGTGGATGTGGTGGCTGGTGACGAACAATGGTTCATCGACCAGGCGAAGGAGGCCCGTGTCACCATCACCCATGTCATCGATACCCATGTTCACGCCGACCACTATTCCGGTGGCCGGGCGCTGGCCCAGATGACGGGGGCGAACTACTGCCTGCACGAAAGTGACCGCGGTGTGGTGCGTTTCGCCTTCACCCCCCTTGCCGATGGCGAAACCATCGAAGCCGGCAACGTGGTCATTCGGGTGTTGCACACGCCCGGCCACACCCTGGACAGTGTCTGCCTTCTCGTTACTGACAAACGGCGTGGGGAACAACCCTGGTTCGTCATCACGGGTGACACCCTCTTCGTGGGCAGTGTGGGCCGCCCTGATCTGGCGGGCCGCGAGCGGGAGATGGCTGGGCTGCTCTTCGACTCGCTCCATGGCAAACTACTTACCCTACCCGATGAGACGGAAATCTTCCCTGGGCATCAGGCGGGCAGCGTCTGTGGCGCGGGGCTTTCCGGCAAGCCCTCTTCCACCATCGGTTGGTGGATTCAATCTCGAAGTGCAACGCGGCTGTATGATTGCATAAATACCTGA
- a CDS encoding metalloregulator ArsR/SmtB family transcription factor produces MHGNLPPKKRLYEQLARVAKALAQPGRLELLEALGQGERSVEGLAAATGMSVANTSHHLQVLRDGGLVSSRREGLQVIYRLSDPAIPKLLSCLRQVAERQLAEVERIVREYFDSRDGLTPVKREELLRLVKRGDVVVIDVRPPEEFAAGHIPGAVNIPVNELPKRLKSLPKDQEIVAYCRGPYCMFAVDAVAILRRKGYRARRLEEGFPEWKAERLPVEKGA; encoded by the coding sequence ATGCACGGGAATTTGCCACCAAAAAAACGCCTCTACGAACAGCTCGCCCGGGTGGCCAAGGCGCTGGCACAGCCCGGCCGGCTGGAGCTTTTGGAGGCGCTGGGTCAGGGCGAGCGCAGCGTGGAGGGCTTGGCGGCGGCCACCGGCATGTCGGTGGCCAACACCTCCCATCACCTGCAGGTCCTGCGGGATGGGGGTCTGGTGAGCTCGCGCCGGGAGGGGCTGCAGGTCATTTATCGGCTGAGTGACCCCGCCATCCCCAAGCTTCTTTCCTGTCTGCGCCAGGTGGCCGAGCGGCAGCTCGCCGAGGTGGAGCGCATCGTCCGTGAGTACTTCGACAGCCGTGACGGGCTCACCCCCGTCAAGCGGGAGGAGCTGCTCCGCCTGGTGAAACGCGGGGACGTGGTGGTCATCGACGTCCGTCCGCCGGAGGAGTTCGCCGCCGGCCATATCCCGGGGGCGGTGAACATTCCCGTCAACGAGTTGCCAAAGCGCCTCAAATCCCTGCCCAAGGACCAGGAGATCGTCGCCTACTGCCGCGGCCCCTACTGCATGTTTGCCGTGGATGCTGTCGCCATCCTGCGCAGGAAGGGCTACCGCGCCCGCCGGCTGGAGGAGGGTTTTCCCGAATGGAAGGCCGAGCGCCTGCCGGTGGAGAAAGGCGCGTAG
- a CDS encoding ferredoxin family protein — MAYVVTEACIRCKYTDCVEVCPVDCFHEGPNFLVIDPEECIDCTLCVPECPVGAIYAEDDVPEDQRDFIQLNAELAKVWKVIVERKDPLPDADEWAKVKNKRDQLIR; from the coding sequence ATGGCCTATGTCGTGACCGAAGCCTGCATCCGCTGCAAATACACCGACTGCGTGGAGGTCTGCCCCGTGGACTGCTTCCACGAGGGCCCCAATTTCCTGGTGATCGATCCCGAGGAATGCATCGACTGCACCCTGTGCGTCCCGGAATGCCCGGTGGGCGCCATCTACGCCGAGGATGACGTGCCCGAGGATCAGCGGGACTTCATCCAGCTCAATGCGGAGCTGGCCAAGGTGTGGAAAGTCATCGTCGAGCGCAAGGACCCCCTGCCCGACGCCGACGAGTGGGCGAAAGTGAAGAACAAGCGCGATCAGCTCATCCGCTGA
- a CDS encoding Mut7-C RNAse domain-containing protein has protein sequence MNPPRFLCDVMLARLARWLRAAGHDTLLAGAQAPDGELVRRAVAEGRWLITLDRQMAAHKAGQAQVIVLAQGSLAEQAARLGRLIDIDWLARPFSRCLLDNTLLEPARPGDIDRLPEGVRRAARDFLTCPVCERVYWAGSHYRRMAATLAAWQRARQAPPALGALPDAGVFRGTAP, from the coding sequence ATGAACCCGCCCCGTTTCCTCTGCGATGTCATGCTGGCGCGGCTTGCCCGCTGGTTGCGCGCGGCGGGCCATGACACCCTGCTCGCCGGGGCGCAGGCGCCGGATGGGGAACTCGTGCGGCGGGCGGTGGCGGAGGGCCGCTGGCTCATCACCCTCGACCGGCAGATGGCGGCCCACAAGGCGGGGCAGGCGCAAGTGATCGTGCTGGCACAGGGCAGCCTCGCCGAGCAGGCGGCGCGGCTTGGCCGCCTCATCGATATCGACTGGCTGGCGCGCCCCTTCAGCCGCTGCCTGCTGGACAACACGCTCCTTGAGCCCGCCCGTCCCGGCGACATCGACCGCCTACCCGAGGGCGTGCGCCGCGCGGCAAGGGACTTTTTGACCTGTCCTGTCTGCGAAAGGGTCTATTGGGCGGGCTCCCACTACCGGCGCATGGCGGCCACCCTCGCCGCCTGGCAACGGGCGCGCCAAGCCCCACCCGCGCTAGGGGCCTTGCCCGACGCAGGCGTTTTCAGGGGGACAGCTCCATGA